The proteins below come from a single Necator americanus strain Aroian chromosome V, whole genome shotgun sequence genomic window:
- a CDS encoding hypothetical protein (NECATOR_CHRV.G18271.T1) — protein MLLRFRMLPYVAISDVEKAFLQVHLNEMDRDATRFIWVRDVDLPVTEDNIVTYRFTRVTFGLNVSPFLLAGTVTYHLHHVVENKELAKEIKDNLYVDNLILAARTPEDLAKKVVDSREIFQDMGMNLREFLANDVNLKDFISQEACAKAAVQKVLGIEWNATGDYLSMCCTLPFIGQVTKRIVARQIAAVYDPLGWLVPLLTQAKHFQQTLWKHKFEWDNILPASLQEQWQKITQNINGFARTFPRRFFTQPQDKDTCIAVFADASDIAMSTCAYLFDGKHSALVMAKCKLPSIKTTTTMPKMEMNALTMAARLTWSVYQAMKEPWPNMSASPPQIVILSDSQIALSWLTTSEEKASPGVLISNRIKEIRKITAALNDEGLTVRFAYVNTKDNPADAGTRGLNQEQLQDHPWWTGPDFLRTPINHWPTIFYPYDWQGTHETEELQPPTEAGTVSITMNSASTRLLQESCNDLIDAKRFSSFKKAKRVTAWALLFIKKLMRSLPQQSVDRIFQKIPELRTIQDTTILLGQHIKAARIALLRNHQSSFLSHYHKKLRNDTLRLYQDKDLLWRSQGRLQNSTLGADAKSPIFVAPNTPLSQLLIKDAHGDYHQGVEHTIATIRQTYWIPKIRQQVRKLVSKCVQCRRLNALPYPYPDMTDLPQQRVMRSRPFQHIGLDFFDLPSTHLEAGKTHGYGCIFTCMVTRLIHLEMVDSMSTEDFINALRRFVARRGVPDSITCDNAPSFLLGASILAGSPQGETLSSSIHNATSNQEIQWNHITPYAPWQGGFYERLIKSVKHALYKSLRGTNHRSGDHLRTILTEIEACLNSRPLTYQGDGQEDFSSIRPIDFLQKDLTLTLPTTHLTDPMTNDPDYHTPDEIRALQTRQEVIASLQSSCGATERFWTIWQKHYLTCLRETHRRTISSKRQGRETPTIGDVVLVSDPVIPRNEWKLARITDTRAGRDGEIREVELLTPARRKIRRPPNLLIPLEIQPATTPSHTTPGDHAVSDGTDEQIPTSHPYNLRPRRAVHYADEQVVTTTQTATVRRFPPKWFLFYIMIITLFTTSSTFANRDISMTCSNEGVLVHTSRNDPFEICADHHCQMITPVTNPFLVKFPPEVTLHDYLVSLKWNTGDQLATMETMCHRLNFCQQLDCWICSTVVFNPECWPMGAIVITALLLYVIVAILYVLLYVPMTMGKPIRIILIVLRRILLILASALIKLCMTLCRRMRRRRPQSHRDRLLAVLAITLAVSTYAIHACQQVNVLEHRSTVCNNYDGHESCSIYLNELLKINTFHREACLRLTRNATLIANVKLRWKGLYLHCEQESRIFTRAVELQRIDSKRCPHMGSCQGQKCAAIHHSSLIPELEEGNKYPGRTGCMESCGGPGCDCFFLSSGCLFYRVYAVPKNSKVYEIFRCTRWTEQVKLEVTIEDLSSSEGKRRYVLAITPNVPTEVPSMTVTMTAVTLPPLPNLSKEFVTDGRDVAIWNNPFTPDLLCASWRHARDMNCTLKDDCRCHAAENSVSCACPTKDILAYFKQLNLVLPVKTASWELSRRLNETVTAKISQMVSADFVVQFKTVIETANLLVTNNVCNIANSELEGCYHCAKGATAKVTCRSSTNTLGEVLCGRHAFVVPCAPTSPESNLYFHLDSARQLLNCSIRCGETVHYFVLSGILRYTSNFHAAMTDFIQGNTTAYHGFQLPDFHHILNVFLDWYKVLFVSILAVIFALLVSYLCLQSLGIRLMTLLLRGALTLVCYPVRLLATTLERFRTPRPNRDAHEKWL, from the coding sequence ATGCTGCTACGTTTTCGAATGTTACCTTATGTAGCAATATCGGACGTGGAGAAAGCCTTCTTACAGGTACACCTCAATGAAATGGATAGGGACGCCACGAGATTTATCTGGGTACGCGACGTGGACCTACCAGTCACTGAAGACAACATCGTCACATACCGTTTCACCCGGGTCACATTTGGCCTGAACGTATCGCCATTCCTCTTGGCTGGTACAGTAACCTACCACTTACATCATGTcgttgaaaacaaagaattggCGAAGGAAATCAAGGACAACTTATACGTGGATAACCTGATCCTAGCCGCACGTACCCCTGAAGATCTGGCCAAAAAAGTCGTAGATTCACGCGAGATTTTCCAGGATATGGGGATGAACCTGAGAGAGTTTTTGGCCAATGACGTTAATCTCAAGGACTTCATCTCTCAAGAGGCTTGCGCGAAAGCAGCGGTGCAGAAAGTGCTAGGGATAGAATGGAATGCAACAGGAGACTACCTCTCCATGTGCTGTACTTTACCATTCATAGGCCAAGTCACAAAAAGGATTGTAGCGCGACAAATAGCGGCCGTATACGACCCATTGGGGTGGCTGGTCCCACTGCTGACGCAGGCAAAGCATTTCCAACAAACCTTGTGGAAACACAAGTTCGAATGGGACAATATTCTTCCAGCATCCCTCCAGGAGCAGTGGCAGAAAATCACACAAAACATCAACGGGTTTGCCCGTACCTTTCCACGACGATTTTTCACACAACCTCAAGACAAGGACACTTGCATCGCAGTGTTCGCTGACGCCAGTGACATCGCCATGTCCACATGTGCGTACCTATTCGATGGAAAGCACTCCGCGCTGGTAATGGCTAAATGCAAATTGCCATCGATAAAAACGACCACTACAATGCCAAAGATGGAGATGAACGCATTAACAATGGCAGCTCGATTGACATGGTCAGTATACCAAGCCATGAAGGAGCCCTGGCCAAATATGTCCGCTTCTCCACCACAAATTGTCATCCTTTCGGATTCCCAAATTGCATTGAGCTGGCTAACAACGTCAGAGGAAAAGGCCAGTCCAGGTGTCCTTATTTCCAACCGAATAAAGGAAATACGCAAGATCACCGCGGCCCTAAACGACGAAGGTCTTACAGTACGTTTCGCATATGTAAACACAAAAGACAATCCTGCTGATGCGGGAACACGGGGGCTGAACCAGGAACAGTTACAGGACCATCCCTGGTGGACGGGGCCAGATTTTTTACGGACACCTATCAACCACTGGCCCACGATTTTTTATCCATATGACTGGCAGGGTACTCACGAAACGGAAGAATTGCAGCCTCCCACTGAAGCAGGTACAGTCTCGATCACAATGAACTCAGCATCAACGAGACTTCTGCAAGAATCCTGCAATGACCTGATCGACGCCAAACGTTTCAGCTCCTTCAAGAAAGCAAAGAGAGTGACAGCATGGGCGCTGTTGTTTATTAAAAAACTGATGCGCTCACTACCACAACAGTCAGTGGACAggatattccagaaaataccAGAGCTACGGACCATACAGGACACAACAATACTTTTGGGGCAGCACATCAAAGCGGCACGGATTGCGCTACTCCGAAACCATCAATCTTCATTTCTATCACATTACCATAAAAAACTGCGGAATGACACTTTGCGTCTATATCAAGACAAGGACCTTCTATGGCGATCACAAGGACGCCTCCAGAACTCGACATTAGGAGCAGATGCGAAATCACCCATTTTCGTGGCTCCGAATACACCTCTGTCACAACTCCTCATCAAGGACGCTCATGGCGATTACCATCAAGGTGTGGAACATACAATCGCCACAATTAGACAAACGTACTGGATACCAAAAATACGGCAACAAGTACGAAAACTAGTGAGCAAATGCGTACAATGCAGACGACTAAATGCCCTTCCTTACCCATATCCAGACATGACTGATTTACCACAACAAAGGGTTATGCGCAGCCGTCCGTTCCAGCATATCGGGCTCGATTTCTTCGACTTACCCTCCACACACCTGGAAGCCGGTAAAACTCACGGCTATGGTTGCATTTTCACCTGCATGGTTACCCGTTTGATTCATCTGGAAATGGTAGACAGCATGAGCACGGAAGATTTCATCAACGCCTTACGAAGATTTGTGGCTAGAAGAGGTGTTCCTGACTCTATCACATGTGATAATGCCCCGTCTTTTCTGCTCGGAGCCAGCATTTTAGCAGGTTCACCTCAAGGGGAAACCCTCAGCTCAAGTATACATAACGCCACATCAAATCAAGAGATTCAGTGGAACCACATCACTCCCTACGCACCATGGCAGGGCGGTTTTTATGAGCGCCTCATCAAATCCGTCAAACACGCTTTATATAAGTCACTACGAGGCACAAATCACCGTTCCGGAGACCATTTACGAACGATCTTGACGGAAATTGAAGCTTGTCTCAACTCAAGGCCGCTCACTTACCAAGGTGATGGACAGGAAGACTTTTCTTCCATTCGACCAATCGACTTCCTCCAAAAGGATTTGACACTAACCCTACCAACCACACACCTCACAGATCCCATGACAAACGATCCCGACTACCATACCCCAGACGAGATTCGAGCCCTCCAAACTCGTCAAGAGGTCATTGCTTCCTTACAATCATCATGCGGTGCCACGGAACGATTTTGGACTATTTGGCAAAAACATTACCTGACCTGCCTACGGGAAACGCACAGAAGGACAATCTCAAGTAAACGACAGGGACGAGAGACTCCTACCATAGGGGACGTGGTTTTAGTAAGCGATCCAGTAATTCCACGTAATGAGTGGAAGCTAGCACGAATTACCGATACTCGAGCAGGACGGGATGGGGAAATTAGAGAAGTCGAGCTTCTCACGCCAGCGCGCAGAAAAATACGACGACCTCCAAACCTTCTCATCCCTCTGGAAATACAGCCTGCTACAACTCCGTCCCACACCACACCAGGAGATCACGCAGTATCAGACGGGACAGACGAACAAATACCCACTTCTCATCCTTACAACCTGCGTCCGCGACGCGCAGTACATTACGCTGATGAGCAAGTGGTTACGACAACTCAAACTGCAACAGTCAGACGTTTCCCACCAAAATGGTTCCTATTCTACATCATGATCATCACATTGTTCACAACTTCGTCTACTTTTGCCAACAGGGATATAAGCATGACGTGTAGCAACGAAGGTGTGCTCGTTCATACATCTCGGAACGATCCGTTTGAAATCTGCGCGGACCACCATTGTCAAATGATCACCCCAGTGACAAACCCCTTCCTTGTCAAATTTCCACCAGAGGTAACACTTCATGACTACCTAGTGTCACTTAAATGGAATACCGGAGATCAACTGGCAACCATGGAGACAATGTGCCATCGCCTCAATTTCTGTCAACAACTCGATTGTTGGATATGCTCAACGGTCGTCTTCAACCCCGAGTGTTGGCCAATGGGTGCAATAGTCATCACAGCACTCCTCTTATACGTTATAGTAGCCATACTATATGTACTCCTGTATGTTCCCATGACTATGGGAAAACCGATCCGTATCATTCTCATCGTGCTGAGAAGGATCCTCCTAATTTTGGCATCTGCACTCATAAAGCTCTGCATGACACTATGCCGCAGGATGAGACGACGACGGCCACAATCGCACAGAGACCGTTTGCTAGCAGTTTTGGCAATAACTCTTGCCGTATCCACATATGCGATCCATGCGTGCCAACAAGTAAATGTACTTGAACATCGCTCCACTGTATGTAACAACTACGACGGACACGAAAGTTGCTCGATTTACCTGAACGAGCTTCTCAAAATCAACACTTTCCATCGTGAAGCCTGTCTACGACTCACTCGAAACGCAACCTTGATCGCAAACGTCAAACTTCGTTGGAAAGGCCTCTACCTACACTGTGAACAGGAGTCGAGGATCTTCACACGAGCAGTGGAGCTGCAAAGGATTGACAGCAAACGCTGCCCGCACATGGGCTCGTGTCAAGGTCAAAAATGCGCCGCGATCCACCATTCAAGTCTGATACCGGAACTTgaggaaggaaataaatatcCAGGTCGCACAGGCTGCATGGAATCGTGCGGCGGCCCAGGATGCGACTGTTTCTTCTTAAGTTCCGGTTGTCTGTTCTACCGCGTATACGCGGTGCCGAAGAACAGCAAAGTCTACGAAATATTCCGCTGTACCCGATGGACTGAACAAGTAAAATTGGAGGTGACAATTGAGGACCTCAGCTCCTCTGAAGGAAAAAGGCGATATGTCCTCGCTATAACTCCGAACGTGCCCACGGAAGTACCGTCAATGACAGTTACGATGACGGCGGTAACTCTACCTCCTCTACCCAATCTCTCCAAAGAGTTTGTCACAGATGGACGAGATGTCGCGATCTGGAATAATCCTTTTACACCGGACCTTCTCTGTGCTTCTTGGCGCCACGCTAGAGACATGAACTGCACCCTCAAAGATGATTGCAGATGTCACGCCGCGGAAAACAGTGTCAGCTGTGCATGCCCTACAAAAGATATCCTGGCATATTTCAAGCAGCTCAACTTAGTTCTCCCAGTGAAAACAGCTTCCTGGGAGCTATCGCGACGACTCAATGAGACAGTCAcagcaaaaatttcacaaatggTATCAGCGGACTTTGTTGTTCAGTTCAAGACGGTCATCGAGACTGCGAATCTCCTTGTCACCAACAATGTGTGCAACATCGCCAACAGCGAACTGGAGGGATGCTACCACTGTGCGAAGGGAGCTACAGCCAAGGTCACCTGTAGATCATCAACTAACACGCTCGGAGAAGTCCTGTGTGGTCGCCATGCCTTTGTGGTACCATGCGCTCCCACTTCACCTGAGTCAAATCTCTATTTCCACTTGGATTCCGCACGCCAACTTCTCAATTGCTCGATCAGATGTGGAGAAACCGTGCATTACTTCGTTCTATCGGGTATTCTACGGTACACGAGCAATTTTCATGCTGCAATGACTGACTTTATTCAAGGGAACACTACCGCTTACCATGGTTTCCAGCTCCCAGACTTTCACCACATACTGAACGTCTTCCTGGACTGGTACAAAGTACTGTTTGTCAGCATTCTGGCAGTGATTTTTGCCTTATTGGTGTCCTACTTGTGCCTACAATCTCTGGGAATACGCCTCATGACGCTCCTTTTGCGCGGCGCACTTACCCTGGTATGCTACCCGGTACGACTGCTGGCAACCACGCTAGAGAGATTTCGCACACCACGACCAAATCGGGACGCGCATGAAAAATGGCTCTGA
- a CDS encoding hypothetical protein (NECATOR_CHRV.G18270.T2), translated as MVGPASLRTKKALLTRYCNNLSRVIERIDSAHTAAQASSDDATSPPRIKASLFELDATAKLAADALNAFTAALDEIDELPEEQDKQANDYIDSSLSLIERARLMAIELDAKNIGDREENDERGWTEMMRPKLPPIPIPIFTGKLQEYTNFWTLFESNVDRQPLTNLQKFNYLLTALRGEPRELIKRYPITEANYTHAIQLLRDKYGDESKLIADLQSRLEMTKADNKSIYAQRRLLEQILPIVTQLEELGITLNGSYPTKKLLSKFSYTLQRQVLERCLLQNKKETDWIMRDVLSELDDLITTQEQISEMIDSIPNKCDDRSRDSHNNNRSKKFLMKNATTKPDPNACMFCGSTQHKSADCTRIPSIHQRRTYMQQHRRCLNCGKEGHFVKDCTSKGCRYCTGMKHHHTLCPQRHNLGETTDQTPPRARTNTNTPQNRPPVPNVPRNTKRHVKTAVATAQPVQTTDSSATYPDITDTAQHSPQDTSILQNSTVDALDNKVLLLTGVARVRDEARDDWKEVEILFDTGADQSFISSALAEELNLKCTKEKELTMYTFGSTDPKPTKCRHTTLDLWDNQGQKHPVRLCTTPVLTSKGQTTQLDHADLAFVAQHNIHLSKPTSNSTSIPQILLGCDQLWGLLDAPLPRFKLPSGLLLIPSKLGYLLTGKQHTFHGIEGQQNEVNISMITMVQAFTESEDEMSRWDRYWTMDSAGICEFTGTKNEEKTAVNEQVVMFFNNTIERRPDGYYVRLPYKDNHPHYRTIGK; from the coding sequence ATGGTTGGTCCAGCATcactaagaacaaaaaaggccTTACTGACACGATACTGCAATAATTTGTCTCGGGTAATCGAGAGAATCGATTCTGCTCACACCGCCGCGCAAGCTAGTAGCGATGACGCAACATCTCCTCCACGCATCAAAGCATCGCTGTTTGAACTCGACGCCACGGCAAAGCTAGCGGCAGATGCCTTGAATGCTTTCACGGCAGCGCTGGACGAGATCGATGAACTACCCGAAGAACAAGACAAGCAGGCGAACGACTACATTGACTCATCGCTTTCGTTGATTGAGCGCGCTCGTCTGATGGCGATTGAACTCGACGCAAAAAACATTGGGGACCGGGAGGAAAATGACGAGAGAGGATGGACAGAGATGATGAGACCAAAACTTCCGCCAATACCCATACCCATATTTACGGGAAAGCTTCAGGAATACACCAACTTTTGGACACTTTTCGAATCCAACGTCGACAGACAACCACTCACCAATCTACAGAAGTTTAACTATTTATTAACCGCTTTGCGAGGGGAACCCCGAGAACTGATTAAACGATATCCAATAACCGAAGCCAACTATACGCACGCCATTCAACTTTTGAGGGACAAGTATGGGGACGAATCTAAGCTCATCGCGGACTTACAATCGCGCCTTGAAATGACGAAGGCAGACAACAAATCTATCTACGCTCAACGTCGCCTTCTCGAACAAATTCTTCCCATAGTAACTCAGTTGGAAGAGTTGGGAATAACACTGAATGGCTCGTATCCTACAAAGAAGCTTCTCTCCAAGTTTTCTTACACATTGCAGCGTCAAGTTCTGGAACGCTGCCTCttgcaaaataagaaagaaaccgATTGGATTATGCGGGATGTGCTCTCTGAGCTGGACGATCTGATAACCACACAAGAACAGATCAGTGAAATGATCGATAGCATTCCCAACAAGTGTGATGATCGCAGCAGAGATTCTCATAACAACAACAGATCGAAGAAATTCCTCATGAAGAATGCGACAACAAAGCCTGACCCGAATGCATGTATGTTTTGCGGATCAACGCAACACAAATCAGCTGATTGCACAAGGATTCCAAGCATCCACCAGCGACGTACCTATATGCAACAACATAGGAGATGCCTCAACTGTGGGAAAGAAGGCCACTTTGTGAAAGACTGCACAAGTAAAGGATGCAGGTATTGCACGGGGATGAAGCATCATCATACCCTCTGCCCCCAGAGGCACAACTTGGGAGAGACCACAGACCAAACCCCACCAAGGGCAAGGACAAACACTAATACTCCACAGAACAGACCGCCGGTACCCAATGTACCTCGGAATACGAAACGACATGTGAAAACTGCGGTAGCGACGGCACAACCAGTGCAGACTACCGACAGCAGCGCGACCTACCCGGACATAACGGATACTGCGCAGCACTCACCGCAAGATACATCTATCCTTCAGAATAGTACGGTAGACGCCCTGGACAATAAGGTATTGTTACTGACAGGAGTAGCGCGGGTACGGGATGAAGCGCGTGATGACTGGAAAGAAGTGGAGATCCTCTTCGACACAGGAGCCGACCAGTCATTCATAAGCTCTGCTCTCGCAGAAGAATTGAACCTGAAATGTACAAAAGAGAAGGAGCTCACTATGTACACTTTCGGTTCTACTGACCCTAAACCGACCAAGTGTAGGCACACAACGTTGGACCTGTGGGATAATCAGGGACAAAAACATCCCGTACGGCTATGTACCACACCGGTACTCACAAGTAAAGGACAAACGACCCAACTCGACCACGCGGACCTAGCGTTTGTGGCACAACACAACATCCACCTGTCCAAACCTACGTCCAATTCCACATCCATACCACAGATATTACTCGGATGTGATCAGTTGTGGGGTTTATTGGATGCTCCCCTTCCACGCTTTAAACTCCCATCGGGCCTGCTCCTCATTCCCTCAAAACTCGGATATTTGCTGACCGGAAAGCAGCACACCTTCCACGGAATAGAAGGACAACAGAATGAGGTCAATATCAGCATGATCACCATGGTACAGGCCTTCACAGAATCTGAAGATGAGATGAGCCGATGGGACAGATACTGGACAATGGACTCAGCCGGTATATGCGAGTTCACGGGAactaaaaacgaagaaaaaaccgcAGTTAATGAACAAGTGGTTATGTTCTTCAATAACACAATCGAACGCCGTCCTGATGGGTACTACGTTCGGTTGCCGTATAAGGACAATCACCCCCACTACCGGACAATCGGCAAATAG